A DNA window from Streptococcus parapneumoniae contains the following coding sequences:
- the prsA gene encoding peptidylprolyl isomerase PrsA yields MKKKLLAGAITLLSVATLAACSKGSEGADLISMKGDVITEHQFYEQVKSNPSAQQVLLNMTIQKVFEKQYGSELDDKEVDDTIAEEEKQYGENYQRVLSQAGMTLETRKAQIRTSKLVELAVKKAAEAELTDDAYKKAFDEYTPDVTAQIIRLDNEDKAKEVLEKAKAEGADFAQLAKDNSTDEKTKANGGEITFDSASTEVPEQVKKAAFALDVNGISDVITATGTQAYSSQYYIVKLIKKTEKSSNIDDYKEKLKTVILTQKQNDSTFVQSIIGKELQAANIKVKDQAFQNIFTQYIGGGDSSSSSSASKE; encoded by the coding sequence ATGAAGAAAAAACTATTGGCAGGTGCCATTACACTATTATCAGTAGCAACTTTAGCAGCTTGTTCGAAAGGTTCAGAAGGGGCAGACCTTATCAGCATGAAAGGGGATGTCATCACAGAACATCAATTTTATGAGCAAGTGAAAAGCAACCCTTCAGCCCAACAAGTCTTGTTAAATATGACCATCCAAAAAGTTTTTGAAAAACAATATGGCTCAGAGCTTGATGATAAAGAGGTTGATGATACTATTGCCGAAGAAGAAAAACAATATGGAGAAAACTACCAACGTGTCTTGTCACAAGCAGGCATGACTCTTGAAACACGTAAAGCTCAAATTCGTACAAGTAAATTGGTTGAGTTGGCAGTTAAGAAGGCAGCAGAAGCTGAATTGACAGATGATGCTTACAAGAAGGCCTTTGACGAATACACTCCAGATGTAACGGCGCAAATCATCCGTCTTGATAATGAAGATAAGGCCAAAGAAGTTCTCGAAAAAGCCAAGGCAGAAGGTGCTGATTTTGCTCAATTAGCCAAAGATAACTCAACTGATGAGAAAACTAAAGCAAATGGTGGAGAAATTACCTTTGATTCTGCTTCAACGGAAGTACCTGAGCAAGTCAAGAAAGCCGCTTTCGCTTTAGATGTAAATGGCATTTCTGATGTGATTACAGCAACTGGCACACAAGCCTACAGTAGCCAATATTACATTGTAAAACTCATTAAGAAAACAGAAAAATCATCTAATATTGATGACTACAAAGAAAAATTAAAAACTGTTATCTTGACTCAAAAACAAAATGATTCAACATTTGTTCAAAGCATTATCGGAAAAGAATTGCAAGCAGCCAATATCAAGGTTAAGGACCAAGCCTTCCAAAATATTTTTACCCAATATATCGGTGGCGGAGATTCAAGCTCAAGCAGTAGTGCATCAAAAGAATAG
- a CDS encoding aminoacyl-tRNA deacylase, protein MAKKVKIKKTLVEQILSKAGIPHQGIQINALEGELPQGYGRDQIFKTLALLGDKTGPIIGIVPITQHLSEKKLAKISGNKKVSMIPQKDLEKTTGYIHGANNPVGIRQKHNYPIFIDKIALDLNQMIVSAGEVGHSIIVSPQDLASFVKADFADILEDSK, encoded by the coding sequence AATCAAAAAAACATTGGTGGAACAAATCCTGTCTAAAGCAGGTATCCCACATCAGGGAATTCAAATCAATGCCCTGGAAGGAGAGCTGCCTCAAGGTTATGGACGAGATCAGATTTTCAAAACCTTGGCGCTTCTGGGAGACAAGACAGGACCGATTATCGGAATTGTCCCTATCACCCAACACTTGTCTGAAAAGAAACTAGCTAAAATTTCTGGCAATAAAAAAGTGAGCATGATTCCACAAAAAGACTTGGAAAAAACAACTGGTTATATTCATGGAGCCAATAATCCTGTTGGTATTCGTCAAAAACATAATTACCCCATTTTTATCGATAAAATCGCTCTCGACTTGAATCAAATGATTGTTTCTGCAGGAGAGGTCGGTCACAGCATTATCGTCTCGCCACAAGACTTGGCTAGCTTTGTAAAGGCAGACTTTGCCGATATTTTGGAGGACAGCAAGTAA
- a CDS encoding competence protein CoiA, with translation MFVARDTRGELVNVLEDKLEKQAYTCPACGGQLRLRQGPSVRTHFAHKTLKDCDFSSENESPEHLANKESLYHWLKTEAEVQLEYPLPELKQIADVFVNGNLALEVQCSPLPQKVLKERSEGYRSEGYQVLWLLGQKLWLKERLTRLQEGFLYFSQNMGFYVWEVDKEKQVLRLKYLIHQDLRGKLYYQIKEFPYGQASLLEILRFPYKKQKISYFTVSQDKDICRYIRQQLYYQNPIWMKEQAEAYQKGENLLTYGLKEWYPQIRPLVGNFCQIEKDLTRYYQYFQTYYQENPQNDWQKLYPPAFYQQYFLKNMVE, from the coding sequence ATGTTTGTTGCGAGAGATACTAGGGGAGAATTGGTAAATGTGTTAGAGGATAAGCTTGAGAAGCAAGCCTACACTTGCCCAGCTTGTGGAGGTCAGCTCCGTTTGCGTCAAGGACCAAGTGTCCGGACCCATTTTGCCCACAAAACCTTAAAAGACTGTGATTTTTCCTCTGAAAATGAAAGTCCAGAACATCTGGCAAATAAAGAATCCCTTTATCACTGGTTGAAAACAGAGGCTGAGGTACAATTAGAATACCCTCTTCCAGAGCTTAAACAGATTGCGGATGTATTTGTAAATGGCAATCTAGCTTTAGAGGTTCAGTGTAGTCCCTTGCCTCAAAAAGTTCTTAAAGAGCGTAGTGAGGGTTATCGTAGTGAGGGTTACCAAGTACTGTGGTTGCTGGGTCAAAAACTTTGGCTCAAGGAGCGTTTGACCCGTCTGCAAGAAGGTTTTCTTTATTTCAGTCAAAATATGGGCTTTTATGTTTGGGAAGTAGACAAGGAAAAACAAGTTTTAAGACTCAAATACCTGATTCACCAAGACCTCCGTGGTAAACTCTATTATCAGATTAAGGAATTTCCCTATGGTCAAGCTAGTCTACTGGAGATATTACGTTTTCCCTATAAGAAACAAAAAATATCTTATTTTACAGTTTCTCAGGATAAGGACATCTGTCGCTATATCCGGCAACAACTCTATTATCAAAATCCTATTTGGATGAAAGAACAAGCAGAAGCCTACCAGAAGGGGGAAAATCTCCTGACTTACGGGCTAAAAGAATGGTATCCACAAATTCGACCATTAGTAGGTAATTTTTGCCAAATTGAGAAAGATTTGACTCGCTATTATCAGTATTTTCAAACCTATTATCAAGAAAATCCTCAAAATGATTGGCAAAAGCTCTATCCACCAGCCTTTTATCAGCAATATTTCTTAAAAAATATGGTAGAATAG
- the rnr gene encoding ribonuclease R — MKDRIKEYLQDKGKVTVNDLAQALGKDGSKDFRELIKTLSLMERKHQIRFEEDGSLTLEAKKKHEITLKGIFHAHKNGFGFVSLEGEEDDLFVGKNDVNYAIDGDTVEVVIKKVADRNKGTAAEAKIIDILEHSLTTVVGQIVLDQEKPKYAGYIRSKNQKISQPIYVKKPALKLEGTEVLKVFIDKYPSKKHDFFVASVLDVVGHSTDVGIDVLEVLESMDIVSEFPEAVVKEAESVPDAPSQKDMEGRLDLRDEITFTIDGADAKDLDDAVHIKALKNGNLELGVHIADVSYYVTEGSALDKEALNRATSVYVTDRVVPMLPERLSNGICSLNPQVDRLTQSAIMEIDKHGRVVNYTITQTVIKTSFRMTYSDVNDILAGDEEKRQEYQKIVPSIELMAKLHETLENMRVKRGALNFDTNEAKILVDKQGKPVDIVLRQRGVAERMIESFMLMANETVAEHFSKLDLPFIYRIHEEPKAEKVQKFIDYASSFGLRIYGTASEISQEALQDIMRAVEGEPYADVLSMMLLRSMQQARYSEHNHGHYGLAADYYTHFTSPIRRYPDLLVHRMIRDYDRSKEIAEHFEQVIPEIATQSSNRERRAIEAEREVEAMKKAEYMEEYVGEEYDAVVSSIVKFGLFVELPNTVEGLIYITNLPEFYHFNERDLTLRGEKSGITFRVGQQIRIRVERADKMTGEIDFSYIPSEFDVIEKGLKQSSHSDRGRGSSRRSDKKEDKRKSGRSNDKRKHSQKDKKKKGKKPFYKEVAKKGAKHGKGRGKGRRAK, encoded by the coding sequence ATGAAAGATAGAATAAAAGAATATTTGCAAGATAAGGGAAAGGTAACTGTCAATGACTTGGCTCAGGCTTTGGGAAAAGACGGTTCCAAGGATTTTCGTGAGTTGATTAAAACCTTGTCCTTAATGGAAAGAAAGCACCAGATTCGCTTTGAAGAAGATGGCAGTCTGACCTTGGAAGCCAAGAAAAAACATGAGATTACCCTCAAGGGGATTTTTCATGCCCATAAAAATGGCTTTGGCTTTGTTAGTCTGGAAGGTGAGGAGGACGACCTTTTTGTAGGAAAAAACGATGTCAACTATGCTATTGATGGTGATACCGTTGAGGTCGTCATCAAGAAAGTCGCTGACCGCAATAAGGGAACAGCAGCAGAAGCCAAAATTATCGATATCTTAGAACACAGCCTGACAACAGTTGTCGGCCAAATCGTTCTAGATCAGGAAAAGCCCAAGTATGCTGGCTACATCCGTTCGAAAAATCAGAAAATCAGTCAACCGATTTATGTTAAGAAACCAGCTCTAAAACTAGAAGGAACAGAAGTTCTCAAGGTCTTTATCGATAAATACCCAAGCAAGAAACATGATTTCTTTGTCGCGAGTGTCCTCGATGTGGTGGGGCATTCGACGGATGTCGGAATTGATGTCCTTGAGGTTTTGGAATCAATGGACATTGTCTCAGAATTTCCAGAAGCCGTTGTCAAGGAAGCAGAAAGTGTGCCGGATGCTCCGTCTCAAAAGGATATGGAAGGCCGTCTGGATCTAAGAGATGAGATTACCTTTACCATTGACGGTGCGGATGCCAAGGACTTGGACGATGCGGTGCATATCAAAGCATTGAAAAATGGCAATCTGGAACTTGGAGTTCACATCGCAGATGTTTCCTACTATGTGACCGAGGGGTCTGCCCTTGATAAGGAAGCCCTTAATCGTGCGACTTCTGTTTATGTGACAGACCGTGTGGTTCCAATGCTTCCAGAACGACTGTCAAATGGCATCTGCTCCCTCAATCCTCAAGTTGACCGTCTGACCCAGTCTGCCATTATGGAGATTGATAAACATGGTCGTGTGGTTAATTACACTATTACCCAAACTGTTATCAAGACAAGTTTCCGTATGACCTATAGTGATGTCAATGATATCCTAGCAGGTGACGAGGAGAAGAGACAAGAATATCAGAAAATTGTTCCTAGTATCGAACTTATGGCTAAGCTCCATGAAACTCTAGAAAACATGCGTGTGAAACGTGGTGCCCTCAATTTTGATACCAATGAGGCGAAGATTTTAGTAGATAAACAAGGAAAGCCTGTTGATATCGTTCTTCGTCAGCGTGGTGTTGCCGAGCGCATGATTGAATCATTTATGCTGATGGCAAATGAAACAGTTGCTGAGCATTTTAGCAAGCTGGATTTGCCTTTTATCTATCGGATTCACGAGGAGCCTAAGGCTGAAAAGGTTCAAAAGTTTATTGATTATGCTTCGAGTTTTGGCTTGCGCATTTATGGAACTGCCAGTGAGATTAGCCAGGAGGCTCTCCAAGACATCATGCGTGCTGTTGAGGGAGAACCTTATGCAGATGTATTGTCCATGATGCTTCTTCGCTCTATGCAGCAGGCTCGCTATTCTGAGCACAATCACGGCCACTATGGATTAGCGGCTGACTATTACACTCACTTTACTAGTCCGATTCGTCGTTATCCAGACCTTCTTGTTCACCGTATGATTCGGGATTACGACCGTTCTAAGGAAATAGCAGAGCATTTTGAGCAAGTGATTCCAGAGATTGCGACCCAGTCTTCCAACCGGGAGCGTCGTGCTATCGAGGCCGAGCGTGAAGTAGAAGCCATGAAAAAGGCTGAATACATGGAAGAATACGTGGGCGAAGAGTATGATGCTGTTGTATCAAGTATTGTCAAATTTGGTCTCTTTGTTGAATTGCCGAATACAGTTGAAGGATTGATTTACATCACAAATCTACCTGAATTTTATCATTTCAATGAGCGGGATTTGACTCTTCGTGGAGAAAAATCAGGTATCACTTTCCGAGTTGGTCAGCAGATTCGTATTCGGGTTGAAAGAGCGGATAAGATGACCGGTGAAATCGACTTCTCTTATATTCCAAGTGAGTTTGATGTGATTGAGAAGGGCTTGAAACAGTCTAGTCATAGTGACAGAGGGCGTGGTTCAAGTCGTCGTTCAGATAAGAAGGAAGATAAGAGAAAATCAGGACGCTCAAATGATAAGCGCAAGCATTCACAAAAAGACAAGAAGAAAAAAGGAAAGAAACCTTTTTACAAGGAAGTAGCTAAGAAAGGAGCCAAGCATGGCAAAGGGCGAGGGAAAGGTCGTCGCGCAAAATAA
- the tehB gene encoding SAM-dependent methyltransferase TehB, whose protein sequence is MEKLVAYKRMPLWTKETMPEAVQQKHNTKVGTWGKITVLKGTLKFIELTEDGEVLAEHLFEAGADNPMAQPQAWHRVEAVTDDVEWYLEFYCKPADYFPKKYNTNPVHSEVLEAMQTVKPGKALDLGCGQGRNALFLAQQGFDVTAVDQNELALEILQSIVEQEDLDMPVGLYDINSASIGQAYDFIVSTVVLMFLQADCIPAIIKNMQEHTTVGGYNLIVCAMDTEDYPCSVNFPFTFKEGELADYYKDWELVKYNENPGHLHRRDENGNRIQLRFATMLAKKIK, encoded by the coding sequence ATGGAAAAACTAGTTGCTTATAAACGTATGCCTTTGTGGACTAAAGAAACCATGCCAGAGGCTGTTCAGCAGAAACACAATACCAAGGTTGGGACTTGGGGCAAGATTACTGTTTTAAAAGGAACTCTCAAGTTTATTGAATTGACAGAGGATGGTGAGGTTCTAGCTGAACATCTCTTTGAAGCAGGGGCTGACAATCCAATGGCACAACCACAAGCTTGGCACCGAGTGGAGGCTGTAACAGACGATGTAGAATGGTATTTGGAATTTTATTGTAAACCTGCGGATTATTTCCCTAAGAAATACAATACCAATCCTGTTCATTCAGAGGTCCTAGAGGCTATGCAGACAGTAAAACCAGGGAAAGCCTTAGATTTGGGCTGTGGTCAAGGCCGCAATGCACTCTTTCTAGCCCAGCAAGGTTTTGATGTGACAGCTGTGGATCAAAATGAACTGGCTCTTGAAATCTTGCAAAGCATTGTGGAACAGGAAGACCTAGATATGCCTGTTGGTCTTTACGATATCAATTCAGCTAGCATTGGGCAAGCGTATGATTTTATCGTATCAACTGTTGTTTTGATGTTTTTACAAGCAGACTGCATTCCTGCAATTATCAAAAATATGCAGGAGCATACCACGGTCGGTGGTTATAATCTTATCGTTTGTGCTATGGATACGGAAGATTACCCTTGCTCTGTGAACTTCCCATTTACCTTTAAAGAAGGGGAATTGGCAGACTATTACAAGGACTGGGAATTGGTTAAGTACAATGAAAATCCAGGCCATTTGCACCGTCGTGACGAAAATGGCAATCGTATTCAACTACGCTTTGCGACCATGCTAGCTAAAAAAATTAAATAA
- the smpB gene encoding SsrA-binding protein SmpB, translating into MAKGEGKVVAQNKKARHDYTIVDTLEAGMVLTGTEIKSVRAARINLKDGFAQVKNGEVWLSNVHIAPYEEGNIWNQEPERRRKLLLHKKQIQKLEQETKGTGMTLVPLKVYIKDGYAKLLLGLAKGKHDYDKRESIKRREQNRDIARVMKAVNQR; encoded by the coding sequence ATGGCAAAGGGCGAGGGAAAGGTCGTCGCGCAAAATAAAAAGGCGCGCCACGACTATACAATCGTAGATACGCTAGAGGCAGGAATGGTCCTGACTGGAACTGAAATCAAGAGTGTGCGAGCTGCTCGAATCAATCTCAAGGATGGCTTTGCCCAAGTGAAAAATGGAGAAGTTTGGTTGAGCAATGTTCATATCGCTCCTTACGAAGAGGGTAATATCTGGAATCAAGAACCAGAACGCCGTCGCAAACTCTTACTCCATAAGAAGCAAATCCAAAAATTAGAACAAGAGACTAAAGGAACAGGAATGACGCTGGTTCCTCTTAAAGTCTATATTAAAGATGGTTATGCCAAGCTCCTTTTAGGTTTAGCTAAAGGGAAGCATGACTATGATAAACGGGAGTCTATTAAACGTCGTGAGCAAAACCGCGACATTGCGCGCGTGATGAAAGCTGTTAATCAGCGATAA
- the rpmG gene encoding 50S ribosomal protein L33: MRVKINLKCSSCGSINYLTSKNSKTHPDKIEVLKYCPKERKVTLHLESK; the protein is encoded by the coding sequence GTGCGAGTAAAAATTAATCTCAAATGCTCCTCTTGTGGCAGTATCAATTACCTAACCAGTAAAAATTCAAAAACCCATCCAGACAAGATTGAGGTTTTAAAGTATTGTCCCAAGGAAAGAAAAGTAACCCTACATCTTGAATCTAAGTAG
- a CDS encoding histidine phosphatase family protein translates to MKLYFVRHGRTVWNQEGRFQGASGDSPLLPESIETLKRLGQYLKEIPFNQIYASDLPRAVKSAEIIQSQLKTPCPLESVPNLREWQLGKLEGLKIATLEAIYPQQIQAFRSNLAQFDTQMFGAESLYSTTQRTIQFIKSLKDSPAERILIVGHGANLTASLRTLLGYKEPLLRKEGGLANASLTILETHDFETFTLDTWNDTSYQS, encoded by the coding sequence ATGAAACTCTACTTTGTCCGCCACGGTCGTACTGTCTGGAACCAAGAAGGTCGTTTTCAAGGTGCTAGTGGAGATTCTCCCCTTCTTCCTGAATCCATTGAAACCCTAAAACGACTTGGCCAATATCTCAAGGAAATTCCTTTTAATCAGATTTATGCAAGTGATTTACCTCGAGCGGTCAAATCTGCTGAGATTATCCAAAGTCAACTCAAGACACCCTGTCCTTTAGAAAGTGTTCCGAATCTCCGTGAATGGCAACTGGGGAAGTTAGAAGGTTTAAAGATTGCAACCTTGGAAGCTATTTACCCGCAACAAATCCAGGCTTTTCGTTCAAATCTTGCTCAATTTGACACTCAAATGTTCGGAGCCGAATCCCTCTATAGCACAACACAACGAACTATCCAATTTATCAAATCATTAAAAGATAGTCCAGCTGAGCGTATTCTAATTGTCGGTCACGGTGCTAATCTTACTGCTAGTCTTCGTACTCTTCTAGGTTATAAAGAACCACTTCTTCGTAAAGAGGGCGGTCTAGCAAATGCCAGCCTAACCATTCTAGAAACCCATGATTTTGAAACATTCACTCTCGATACGTGGAATGATACTTCCTATCAATCATAA
- the secG gene encoding preprotein translocase subunit SecG, which translates to MYNLLLTILLVLSVVIVIAIFMQPTKNQSSNVFDASSGDLFERSKARGFEAVMQRLTGILVFFWLAIALALTVLSSR; encoded by the coding sequence ATGTATAACCTATTATTAACCATTTTATTAGTATTATCTGTTGTGATTGTGATTGCGATTTTCATGCAACCAACTAAAAACCAATCCAGCAATGTGTTTGATGCCAGCTCAGGTGATTTGTTTGAACGCAGTAAAGCACGCGGTTTCGAAGCTGTAATGCAGCGTTTGACAGGGATTTTAGTCTTTTTCTGGCTAGCCATTGCCTTAGCATTGACGGTATTATCAAGTAGATAA
- the pepF gene encoding oligoendopeptidase F: MVLQRHEINEKDTWDLSTIYPTDQAWEEALKDLTEQLETVAQYEGHLLNSADSLLEITEFSLEMERQMEKLYVYAHMKNDQDTREAKYQEYYAKAMTLYSQLDQAFSFYEPEFMDISEKQYADFLEAQPKLQVYQHYFDKLLQSKDHVLSQREEELLAGAGEIFGSASETFAILDNADIVFPYVLDDDGKEVQLSHGIYTRLMESKNREVRRGAYQALYATYEQFQHTYAKTLQTNVKVQNYRAKVRNYKSARHAALAANFVAESVYDNLVAAVRKHLPLLHRYLELRSKILGISDLKMYDVYTPLSSVEYSFTYQEALKKAEDALSVLGEDYLSRVKRAFSERWIDVYENQGKRSGAYSGGSYDTNAFMLLNWQDNLDSLFTLVHETGHSMHSSYTRETQPYVYGDYSIFLAEIASTTNENILTEKLLEEVEDDATRFAILNNFLDGFRGTVFRQTQFAEFEHAIHQADQNGEVLTSDFLNKLYADLNQEYYGLSKEDNPEIQYEWARIPHFYYNYYVYQYSTGFAAASALAEKIVHGSQEDRDRYIDYLKAGKSDYPLNVMRKAGVDMEKEDYLNDAFAVFERRLNEFEALVEKLGLA, encoded by the coding sequence ATGGTATTACAAAGACATGAAATAAATGAAAAAGATACATGGGATCTATCAACGATCTACCCAACTGACCAGGCTTGGGAAGAAGCCTTAAAAGATTTAACAGAACAATTGGAGACAGTAGCCCAGTATGAAGGCCATCTCTTGAATAGTGCGGATAGCCTACTCGAAATTACTGAATTTTCTCTTGAAATGGAACGCCAAATGGAGAAGCTTTACGTTTATGCTCATATGAAGAATGACCAAGACACACGTGAAGCCAAGTACCAAGAGTACTATGCCAAGGCCATGACTCTCTACAGTCAGCTAGACCAAGCCTTTTCATTCTATGAGCCTGAATTTATGGATATTAGCGAAAAGCAGTATGCTGACTTTTTAGAGGCTCAACCAAAGCTGCAGGTTTATCAACACTATTTTGACAAGCTCTTGCAAAGCAAGGATCACGTTCTATCACAACGCGAAGAAGAATTATTGGCTGGAGCTGGAGAAATCTTTGGTTCGGCAAGTGAAACCTTCGCTATCTTGGATAATGCGGATATTGTTTTTCCTTATGTTCTTGACGATGATGGTAAGGAAGTTCAGCTCTCTCATGGTATTTACACACGTTTGATGGAGTCTAAAAATCGTGAGGTTCGCCGTGGTGCCTATCAAGCCCTTTATGCGACTTATGAGCAATTCCAACACACTTATGCCAAAACCTTGCAAACCAATGTTAAGGTTCAAAACTATCGTGCCAAAGTTCGCAACTACAAGAGTGCTCGTCATGCAGCTCTAGCGGCGAATTTTGTTGCAGAGAGTGTTTATGACAATTTGGTAGCAGCAGTTCGCAAGCATTTGCCACTCTTGCATCGTTACCTTGAGCTTCGTTCAAAGATTTTGGGGATTTCAGACCTCAAGATGTACGATGTCTATACACCACTTTCATCTGTTGAATACAGTTTTACCTACCAAGAAGCCTTGAAAAAGGCAGAAGATGCTTTGTCAGTCTTGGGTGAGGATTACTTGAGCCGTGTTAAACGTGCCTTCAGCGAGCGTTGGATTGATGTTTACGAAAATCAAGGCAAGCGTTCAGGGGCTTACTCTGGTGGTTCTTACGATACCAATGCCTTTATGCTCCTTAACTGGCAGGACAATCTTGACAGTCTCTTTACTCTTGTTCATGAGACAGGCCACAGCATGCATTCTAGCTATACTCGCGAGACTCAGCCTTATGTTTATGGAGATTACTCTATCTTCTTGGCTGAGATTGCATCAACTACCAATGAAAATATCTTGACGGAGAAATTATTGGAAGAAGTGGAAGACGACGCAACGCGCTTTGCTATTCTCAATAACTTCCTAGATGGTTTCCGTGGAACAGTTTTCCGCCAAACTCAATTTGCCGAGTTTGAACACGCCATTCACCAAGCAGACCAAAATGGGGAAGTTTTGACAAGCGATTTCCTAAATAAACTCTACGCAGACTTGAACCAAGAGTATTATGGTTTGAGTAAGGAAGACAATCCTGAAATCCAATACGAGTGGGCACGCATTCCACACTTCTACTATAACTACTATGTGTATCAATATTCAACTGGATTTGCAGCAGCCTCAGCCCTGGCTGAAAAGATTGTCCATGGTAGTCAAGAAGACCGTGACCGCTATATCGATTATCTCAAGGCAGGTAAATCTGACTACCCACTCAATGTCATGAGAAAAGCTGGTGTTGATATGGAGAAGGAAGACTACCTCAACGATGCCTTTGCAGTCTTTGAACGCCGTTTAAATGAGTTTGAAGCCCTTGTTGAAAAATTGGGATTGGCATAA
- a CDS encoding O-methyltransferase, producing the protein MVESYSKNANHNMRRPVVKEEIVDLMRQRQKQVTGSLKGLEDFARKENIPIIPHETVAYFRFLMETMQPKNILEIGTAIGFSALLMAEHAPKAKITTIDRNPEMIGFAKENFAQFDSRKQITLLEGDAVDVLSTLTESYDFVFMDSAKSKYIVFLPEILKHLEVGGVVVLDDIFQGGDVAKDIMEVRRGQRTIYRGLQRLFDATLDNPGLTATLVPLGDGILMLRKNVADVQLPDSE; encoded by the coding sequence ATGGTTGAATCGTATAGTAAAAATGCCAACCATAACATGCGTCGCCCTGTCGTCAAGGAAGAAATTGTGGACTTGATGCGTCAGCGTCAAAAGCAAGTCACAGGATCTTTGAAAGGATTGGAAGATTTTGCCCGTAAGGAAAATATTCCCATTATCCCCCATGAAACGGTTGCTTATTTCCGTTTTCTTATGGAAACCATGCAACCTAAAAACATTCTGGAAATTGGGACGGCTATCGGTTTTTCTGCCCTCTTGATGGCAGAACATGCGCCAAAGGCCAAGATTACAACTATTGATCGCAATCCAGAAATGATTGGTTTTGCCAAGGAAAATTTTGCCCAGTTTGATAGTCGCAAGCAAATCACGCTTTTAGAAGGAGATGCGGTAGACGTCTTATCTACACTGACAGAATCCTATGATTTCGTCTTTATGGATTCTGCCAAGTCTAAATACATCGTCTTTCTGCCAGAAATCCTCAAACATTTGGAAGTTGGAGGTGTGGTTGTCTTGGATGATATTTTCCAAGGTGGTGATGTTGCCAAGGACATTATGGAAGTTCGTCGTGGCCAGCGAACCATTTATCGAGGACTTCAAAGACTATTTGATGCAACCTTAGACAATCCAGGACTCACCGCAACACTAGTACCTCTGGGTGACGGCATTCTCATGCTTCGTAAAAATGTAGCAGATGTTCAATTGCCTGACAGCGAATAA